DNA from Sphingomonas psychrotolerans:
CGCACCACCCGGCGGGCATCATCTCCAGTTCGTCGCCGCCGATCTGTGTCGCGGGCCATCGGGCGAGTGGCGCGTGCTCGCCGATCATCTGCGCGCGCCCGCCGGCGCCGGCTATGCCCTCGAAAACCGGCTGGCGATGGCGCGTACGCTCGGCGAGCTTCCGGCGCGGCTCAATATCGAGCGTCATGCGCCCTTCTTCGCCGCCTTTCGCGAAGGTCTCGCCGCGGCGTGCCGACGCGCCGAACCGCGCATCGCCTTGCTCACCCCCGGCCGGCTCAATCCCAGCTATGCCGAGCAGGCGCATCTCGCGCGCTATCTGGGTTTCCTGCTGGTCGAGGGTGCCGATCTCGCGGTACTCGACGACAAGCTCTACGTCCGGACGATCGCGGGGCTCAAACGCGTCGACGCGCTGTGGCACCGGCTCGATCCGCGTCTGCTCGATCCGCTCGCGCTCGATTCGCATTCCACCATCGGCGTGCCAGGGGCCGTCGACGCGATGGCCGCGGGCAATGTCGTCGTCGCCAACGCGCCCGGCGCCGGGTTACTCGAATCGCCTGCCTTCGCCGCCTTCCTGCCGCGCCTTGCCGAAGTGCTCACCGGCAGGCCGCTCGCGCTCCCCAACATCGCCACCTGGTGGTGCGGACAGCAAGCCGAGCGCGATCATGTCGCCGCCAATCTCGATTCGCTCCTGGTCGCCCCCGCCTTCGGGGTCGCGCCGCTCGGGCTCCCCGGCGGCAGGGCGGCGCTTGGCACCGCGCTCGATTCCGAGGCCCGCGCCGCCTTGCTCGATGATATGACTCGTCGGCCGCAGGACTATGTCGGCCAGGAAGTGATCCGTCTTTCGACCATGCCCGCGATCGCCGACGACGCGCTGGTCCCGCGCCCCTTCATGCTGCGCGTCTTCGCGGCGCGGGGCGCCGACGGCGGCTGGACCGTGCTCCCCGGCGGCTTCGCGCGGATCGGCGAGCATCCGGATCCGCGCGCCGCAGTGATGGGCGAGGGAATGTGGTCCGCCGATGTCTGCATCCACGGCCCCGATCCGGTCCCCCCGATCTCGCTGCTGCCTTCGGACGACACCACCCAGCTTCGCCGCAACCCCGGGACCTTGCCCAGCCGCGTGGCCGACAATTTGTTCTGGCTAGGCCGCTATCTAGAGCGCGGCGAGGCACTGCTCGGGCTGCTTCGCGTGCTGCTCGGCCATTCGATCAGCGCCGATACCGGCGCGGCGCTCGCCGCGGACACGGTCGCCCGCCTCGTTCGGCTGATCGTCGCCTCGGGCGCCGCGCCCGAGCCGAAAGGCGTCAAGCGGGCCGACCTGACCCAGCTCGCCCGCACCGCGCTCGAAGGCGAGGAGGATTGGTACAGCGTTCGCGCGATCAATTGCCAGGCGCGGCTGATCGGCGCGGTGTCACGCGAGCGGCTGTCGGCGGACATGATCCGCCTGCTCGACGCGCCCTTCCCGCAGCGCGGGGTGCTGCTCGACAAAGCGGGCTCGCTCCAGCGGCGCTATTCGGCGCTCAATGGCCTCGCGAGCGAACATATGACGCGCACCGATGCGTGGCGTTTCCACGATATCGGACGGCGCATCGAGCGCGCGCTCGGCGCGATTCGCTTCCTCCGCGCCTTTGGCGGACCCGATGCGACGAGCGACGACCTGTCGACCCTGCTCGATCTGATGGACAGCCAGATCAGCTATCGCCAACGTTATCTGACCGGCATGGCGCGCATTCCGGTGCTCGACCTGGTGACTCTCGACGCCAATAATCCGCGGGCGCTGGCCTTTCAGGTCGCGGCGATCTCGGCGCATCTCAACAAATTGCCGGTGCTGTCGGACGACGGCCTCGCCGAGCCCCAGCAGGAACAGGCGCGCGGCATCGCGGCGTTGCTGGTGACGACCAATGCGACGCGCATGGACGACGCATTGCTCGCCGATCTCGAGACCCGGCTCATCCGACTTTCCAAGGCAATCGCGCGGCGATACTTCCTGCAGGGCGCCGAACCCCTGCGCGCCGCGGGGATGGTTTTGGCGTGAGCCAGATGCTGTACCAGATCCGGCACGTCACCCGCTTCGCTTATGCCGAGCCGGTCGCCTTCGCGCGCAACAATCTCCGCCTCAAGCCGATCCTCTGGTCGGGCCAGCACGTTGAAGACTATGCCCTGATCATCGAGCCCCAGGGCCGCGTCTTCCCGACCCGCGCGGAGGCCGGGCTCGCCAATGTCGTCCGCCTCGTGGTCGAGCAACCCGCCCGCACCCTGACCATCGAGAGCCGCGCCCGCGTCCGTGTCGACCGCCCGATCCCGATCTTCGCCCCGAGTGATCCCGGCGTCGCCGAGATCGCCGAATGGGCACGCGCAAGCCGCGACACCTCGCCGGCCGGCCCGGCCGCCTATCTCTTTCCCTCGCCGCGCATCGCGCTCGACCGCGAGATCGCCGAATGGTGCGCGGCCGAGCTCGACCCGCGCCGCGGCGTGCTCGAAGCGGCGCTCGCGCTGGCGCTGCGCATCCAGCGCGAATTCGCCTTCGACCCCACGGCAACTCTCGTCGATACCGCGCCTGTCGAAGCCTTTCGCAAACGCGGCGGCGTCTGCCAGGATTTCGCGCAGATCATGATATCGGGCCTGCGCGCGGCCGGCCTGCCCGCGGCCTATGTCTCGGGCTATATCCGGACCTTGCCACCGCCCGGGCAGCCGCGGCTGGTGGGCGCCGATGCGACGCATGCCTGGGTGCTGGTCTGGGCAGGGCCTGCGCTGGGCTGGGTCGGCGTCGATCCGACCAACGGCATCTGGATGGCGGGCGATCATATCGTCGTAGCGATCGGCCGGGACTATGCCGATGTCGCGCCGATCGACGGGATCGTCCTCGGTTGGGGAGCGCAGGAGATGCACGTCTCGGTCGATGTCGAGCCGTTGGAGCAGGTTGCCGCCTGAGCCGGACTTGCGCAAAGCGCATGTCGCGCCGATGTTCGCAGGCGAAAAGCTCCTGTAAGGGGCGCTCGAATTTAGTGATTTCGAACGGGGAAATGCGTGGCCGATCCGTATGCAACTCTGGGCGTCGCGCGGGGCGCGAGCGAGGCCGATATCAAAAAGGCCTATCGCAAGCTCGCCAAAGAGCTGCACCCCGACCGCAACAAGGACAATCCCAAGGCGTCCGAGAAATTCAGCCTGGTGACTGCAGCCTATGACCTGCTGAGCGACAAGGACAAGCGCGCGCGCTTCGATCGCGGCGAGATCGACGGCGACGGCAACCCCATGACTCCGTTCGGCTTCGGCGGCGGTGGCGGGCAGCAGGCAGGCTTTCGCCCGGGCGGCGGGGGCTTCGACTTTGGCGGCGAGGCCGGCGATATCGGCGATATCTTCGAAGGGCTGTTCGGCGGCGGTGCCGGCCGGCGTGGCGGCGGCGGCTTCAGCGGCGGTTTCGGCGGCTTTGGGCGCAAGCCAGCGGCCAAGGGCGCCAACGTGGCCTATCGGCTTGCGGTGGCATTCGAGGACGCGGCGAAGCTCGCACCGCAGCGGATCACCCTGCGTGAC
Protein-coding regions in this window:
- a CDS encoding transglutaminase family protein, whose amino-acid sequence is MLYQIRHVTRFAYAEPVAFARNNLRLKPILWSGQHVEDYALIIEPQGRVFPTRAEAGLANVVRLVVEQPARTLTIESRARVRVDRPIPIFAPSDPGVAEIAEWARASRDTSPAGPAAYLFPSPRIALDREIAEWCAAELDPRRGVLEAALALALRIQREFAFDPTATLVDTAPVEAFRKRGGVCQDFAQIMISGLRAAGLPAAYVSGYIRTLPPPGQPRLVGADATHAWVLVWAGPALGWVGVDPTNGIWMAGDHIVVAIGRDYADVAPIDGIVLGWGAQEMHVSVDVEPLEQVAA
- a CDS encoding circularly permuted type 2 ATP-grasp protein; the protein is MASRAATSLFDAATIADRWIADYCGHVPESDVLCAGGRDPAWTALFEELAALSGDGLAVARERAQRHAEDIGTGFRIVDEGEERPWPLSPVPLLIDKSEWDGIAAGISQRAQLLEAVLEDLYGEARLVAEGHVPASLVTGSPFFLRPLARLAPPGGHHLQFVAADLCRGPSGEWRVLADHLRAPAGAGYALENRLAMARTLGELPARLNIERHAPFFAAFREGLAAACRRAEPRIALLTPGRLNPSYAEQAHLARYLGFLLVEGADLAVLDDKLYVRTIAGLKRVDALWHRLDPRLLDPLALDSHSTIGVPGAVDAMAAGNVVVANAPGAGLLESPAFAAFLPRLAEVLTGRPLALPNIATWWCGQQAERDHVAANLDSLLVAPAFGVAPLGLPGGRAALGTALDSEARAALLDDMTRRPQDYVGQEVIRLSTMPAIADDALVPRPFMLRVFAARGADGGWTVLPGGFARIGEHPDPRAAVMGEGMWSADVCIHGPDPVPPISLLPSDDTTQLRRNPGTLPSRVADNLFWLGRYLERGEALLGLLRVLLGHSISADTGAALAADTVARLVRLIVASGAAPEPKGVKRADLTQLARTALEGEEDWYSVRAINCQARLIGAVSRERLSADMIRLLDAPFPQRGVLLDKAGSLQRRYSALNGLASEHMTRTDAWRFHDIGRRIERALGAIRFLRAFGGPDATSDDLSTLLDLMDSQISYRQRYLTGMARIPVLDLVTLDANNPRALAFQVAAISAHLNKLPVLSDDGLAEPQQEQARGIAALLVTTNATRMDDALLADLETRLIRLSKAIARRYFLQGAEPLRAAGMVLA
- a CDS encoding DnaJ C-terminal domain-containing protein, producing the protein MADPYATLGVARGASEADIKKAYRKLAKELHPDRNKDNPKASEKFSLVTAAYDLLSDKDKRARFDRGEIDGDGNPMTPFGFGGGGGQQAGFRPGGGGFDFGGEAGDIGDIFEGLFGGGAGRRGGGGFSGGFGGFGRKPAAKGANVAYRLAVAFEDAAKLAPQRITLRDGKTIDLKLPAGVETGTQMRLAGKGEEGPGGFGDAIVTIDVQPHRFFVREGDDIRLDLPVSLSEAVLGAEVRVPTPDGAVMLKVPKGSTSGKVLRLKGRGFHKKPSGRGDLLVTLMVDLPVDDDALVEFVQGWQNKGNPRGRMGV